A single genomic interval of Sander lucioperca isolate FBNREF2018 chromosome 9, SLUC_FBN_1.2, whole genome shotgun sequence harbors:
- the LOC116037391 gene encoding ras-related protein Rab-11B, with protein sequence MGNRDDEYDFLFKVVLIGDSGVGKSNLLSRFTRNEFNLESKSTIGVEFATRSIQVDGKTIKAQIWDTAGQERYRAITSAYYRGAVGALLVYDIAKHLTYENVERWLKELRDHADNNIVIMLVGNKSDLRHLRAVPTDEARAFAEKNNLSFIETSALDSTNVEEAFKNILTEIYRIVSQKQIAERSAHDESPGNNVVDISVPPTTDGQRGSKLQCCQNL encoded by the exons ATGGGGAACCGAGACGACGAATACGATTTCTTGttcaaag TTGTGTTGATTGGGGACTCAGGCGTAGGGAAGAGCAACCTTCTCTCTCGCTTCACACGGAATGAGTTCAACCTAGAGAGTAAGAGCACCATCGGGGTGGAGTTCGCCACGCGCAGCATTCAGGTGGACGGCAAGACGATAAAGGCTCAGATCTGGGACACAGCAGGACAGGAGCGCTACAGAGCCATCACCTCGGC ATACTACAGGGGAGCGGTGGGGGCGCTCTTAGTGTATGACATCGCCAAACACCTGACCTACGAGAATGTGGAGCGCTGGCTGAAGGAGCTGAGAGACCACGCCGACAACAACATCGTCATCATGCTGGTTGGCAACAAGAGCGACCTGCGCCACCTCAGGGCCGTGCCAACAGATGAGGCCCGGGCCTTCGCAG AGAAGAACAATCTGTCCTTCATAGAAACGTCAGCCTTGGACTCAACAAACGTTGAAGAAGCCTTCAAGAATATCCTTACAG aaatctaCCGCATCGTCTCGCAGAAACAGATTGCTGAGCGGTCTGCTCATGACGAGTCCCCGGGAAACAACGTGGTGGACATCAGTGTGCCACCCACCACGGACGGCCAGAGGGGGAGCAAACTCCAGTGCTGTCAGAACCTGTAA